In one Rhopalosiphum padi isolate XX-2018 chromosome 3, ASM2088224v1, whole genome shotgun sequence genomic region, the following are encoded:
- the LOC132925342 gene encoding protein PBDC1 codes for MDNLTIANGVGAAELSAGAGLLSRPADEYGNDGKVEMMWAIKAYEHAEIYFNLICSVDPKLLRLTPHDEKIYKEFRRLFPDLQIEVLDEEDVKDDSSKIKWRRFCDLYKNMENYNFGTLIRKDVHGDYSESNSFIVIRIQFYAIELARNREGLNDIHFINNIYDKEDFEP; via the exons ATGGACAATCTGACCATTGCAAACGGTGTG ggAGCTGCAGAACTTTCTGCAGGGGCTGGTTTACTTTCAAGACCGGCTGATGAATATGGAAATGAT GGAAAAGTTGAAATGATGTGGGCCATCAAAGCATATGAACAtgcagaaatatattttaat TTGATATGTTCTGTGGATCCAAAGTTATTGAGATTGACTCCTCATGACGAGAAGATTTATAAAGAATTTAGACGATTATTCCCTGATCTTCAAATCGAAGTTCTTGATGAAGAGGATGTAAAAGATGATTCTTCTaaaatt aaatggaGAAGATTCTGTGATCTCTATAAGAATATGGAAAACTACAATTTCGGCACATTAATCAGAAAGGATGTACATGGAGACTACAGTGAAAGCAACAGCTTTATAGTTATAAGAATACAATTCTATGCTATTGAACTGGCAAGAAATAGAGAAGGGTTAAACGATATTCACTTTATTAACAATATCTATGATAAGGAAGACTTTgaaccataa
- the LOC132925341 gene encoding FERM domain-containing protein 8, whose protein sequence is MDSDKYITIVPVEYPRNRQQFIRPPDEYSDFPQNRNWPHTRAVRTESSTMRRKELKRSLEHKRSHNHSLNDPIQSCSKPIISAPLAFQTAPKPKKNPLSVYIYTMADIVLHMDIEDANTTTVSDLVDIIIQQKNLGLSRIAKNIFTIWMKSNVLEIQLKPQHKLLTVFQKWSSLEEKYCIQTKKIIFKEPILSFQRNVFFPRKDEEKIKDQKIIELLYAEAKYNVLQGRYPVEVNHCLMLASLQCRIELGPNNLQQYTSSFFRDNRERFLPSHLYKSWSSWLNLDRKSTPHSRLADHLKHIQITGSDRRLYHKYLECCYMLPFYGCAFFHGQIEQPVRGLMSLINHKDVPIYIAVNTEGVYILDCVENSLLLGLKYQDFSWEFAKPSQEDNDHCLPCIFLQFLVLENGTRVSKILQVFSKQAVMIDALIACFVEDFRHKLAMNEYDDVDRTGGFEHISVGDGSQVPLAHLFRSEPQSRLCNKLNKLTLATFDEDGHCIGQMGSWSFSY, encoded by the exons ATGGATtcagataaatatattacaattgttCCTGTTGAGTATCCTCGAAACAGGCAACAATTCATACGGCCTCCCGatgaatatag tGATTTTCCTCAAAACCGGAATTGGCCCCACACCAGAGCAGTAAGAACCGAATCGAGTACTATGCGTAGAAAAGAATTGAAACGATCGTTGGAACACAAAAGATCTCACAATCATTCCCTCAATGATCCTATACAATCGTGTTCCAAGCCAATAATAAGTGCTCCGCTTGCATTCCAAACAGCTccaaaacctaaaaaaaacc cgctaagtgtatatatttatacaatggcTGACATAGTCTTGCACATGGATATAGAAGATGCAAACACAACTACAGTATCAGATcttgttgatattataatacagcaaAAAAATTTAGGATTATCAAGAAtcgctaaaaatatttttacaatttggaTGAAATCAAATGTTTTAG AAATTCAATTAAAACCACAACACAAATTATTGACAGTATTTCAAAAATGGTCCTCACTTGAAGAAAAATATTGCAttcaaaccaaaaaaattattttcaaagaacCAATTTTGAGTTTTCAAAGAAATGTGTTTTTTCCTAGAAAAGATGAGGAAAAAATTAA GGACCAAAAAATTATTGAGTTATTATACGCTGAagctaaatataatgtattacaagGTCGGTATCCTGTTGAAGTTAATCATTGTTTAATGTTAGCTAGTTTGCAGTGCCGAATAGAATTAGGTccaaataatttacaacaatacACCTCAAGTTTTTTTAG AGACAACCGGGAAAGATTTTTACCATCCCATTTATACAAAAGCTGGTCATCATGGTTAAATCTTGATAGAAAAAGTACACCGCATTCTCGGCTTGCAGatcatttaaaacatatacaaataaCTGGATCTGATCGTAGACTTTACCACAAGTATTTAGAGTGCTGTTACATGCTACCATTTTATGG GTGTGCTTTTTTCCATGGTCAAATAGAACAACCTGTTCGAGGTTTGATGTCTTTAATTAACCATAAAGATGTTCCTATTTATATTGCAGTCAACACCGAAGgagtttatattttagattgtgtggaaaat agTTTATTGTTGGGCCTTAAGTATCAAGATTTTTCATGGGAATTTGCTAAGCCATCTCAAGAAGATAATGATCATTGTTTACCGTGTATATTTCTACAGTTTTTAGTATTAGAAAATGGAACAAGAGTTTCAAAAATTTTACAAGTATTTTCTAAACAA GCTGTTATGATAGATGCTCTAATTGCGTGTTTTGTCGAAGATTTTAGACACAAATTAGCTATGAATGAATATGACGATGTAGATAGAACTGGCGGCTTTGAACATATTTCTGTTGGAGATg gaTCTCAAGTACCGTTGGCACATTTGTTCCGTAGCGAACCACAATCTCgattatgtaataaactaaataagttGACTCTGGCTACATTTGATGAAGATG gtcaTTGTATTGGACAAATGGGATCTTGGTCATTCAGCTACTGA